From Rudanella lutea DSM 19387, a single genomic window includes:
- a CDS encoding glutamate--tRNA ligase family protein: MFRYAPTPSGFLHIGNGVNFVLTYLWAQALAAPILLRIDDLDADRKRPEYVDDVFFTLDWLGLRYDVGPTGPDDFERHWSQRHRLPLYRQMLTRLVRRGVVYASDFSRQQIRSLGEAEAIRLMRAQNLSLRTPDVPWRVRVPDHLPITDFVVRRRDGIPAYQVASLTDDCHFGVTHIVRGEDLRESTAIQLFLGTLLNDDRFAQTTIWHHPLLTDSGGQKLSKSAGSTSLRALRESGNSPVFVYQTAARLLGFSPTNVYSLLDLQVLLAPVWASPELGANS; this comes from the coding sequence ATGTTTCGTTACGCTCCAACGCCTTCCGGATTCCTGCATATCGGTAATGGCGTCAATTTTGTCTTGACGTATCTGTGGGCGCAAGCATTAGCTGCCCCTATTTTGCTGCGCATTGACGATCTGGATGCCGATCGGAAACGCCCCGAGTACGTCGACGATGTGTTTTTTACCCTCGACTGGCTTGGTTTACGTTACGACGTAGGCCCTACCGGTCCCGACGATTTTGAGCGGCATTGGTCGCAGCGGCACCGCCTGCCCTTGTATCGCCAAATGCTGACCCGGCTGGTTCGGCGGGGCGTGGTGTATGCGTCCGATTTTTCGCGTCAGCAGATTCGTAGCCTGGGTGAGGCCGAAGCTATCCGGCTCATGCGCGCCCAAAACCTCTCGCTCCGTACGCCCGATGTGCCGTGGCGCGTGCGGGTACCCGATCATCTGCCGATTACGGATTTTGTGGTGCGTCGGCGCGATGGTATCCCGGCGTATCAGGTGGCTTCCCTTACCGACGATTGCCATTTCGGCGTTACGCACATCGTGCGGGGCGAAGACCTGCGCGAGTCGACCGCCATTCAGCTGTTTCTGGGAACCTTACTCAACGACGACCGATTTGCGCAAACGACCATCTGGCACCACCCGTTGCTGACCGATTCAGGTGGTCAAAAGCTATCGAAATCGGCGGGAAGCACCTCGTTGCGGGCCCTGCGCGAATCGGGAAATAGCCCGGTTTTTGTGTACCAAACGGCGGCCCGATTGCTCGGGTTTTCGCCCACAAACGTCTATTCACTGCTTGATTTACAGGTGCTTCTTGCGCCCGTTTGGGCTAGCCCAGAACTGGGAGCTAACTCATAA
- the kdsB gene encoding 3-deoxy-manno-octulosonate cytidylyltransferase has protein sequence MKILGLIPARYASTRFPAKALADINGKSMIQRVVEQARQTPSLSRVVVATDDERIRAHVADFGGEVVMTSTHHQSGTDRCQEALTALGEPFDYVVNIQGDEPFIQPQQIQLLTSVLDGTTELATLVKAITDAHTLFNPNSPKVVVSQTGEALYFSRQPIPYQRDRTTEEWLRHHTYYKHIGLYAYRTDVLAQITQLPPSALERAEALEQLRWLENGYRIRVVTTELESYGIDTPEDLEKLTVNNEQ, from the coding sequence ATGAAGATTCTCGGACTCATTCCGGCCCGCTACGCATCTACACGTTTTCCGGCGAAGGCGTTGGCCGATATTAACGGTAAAAGTATGATTCAGCGGGTCGTGGAGCAGGCCCGTCAGACGCCGTCGCTCAGCCGGGTGGTGGTGGCTACCGACGATGAACGGATCCGGGCGCACGTGGCCGATTTTGGGGGCGAGGTGGTTATGACGAGCACGCATCATCAGAGCGGTACCGACCGGTGTCAGGAGGCTCTCACGGCGCTGGGAGAGCCGTTCGATTATGTCGTGAATATTCAGGGCGACGAGCCGTTTATTCAGCCTCAACAGATCCAGCTGCTGACATCGGTACTCGACGGTACCACCGAGCTGGCAACGCTGGTGAAGGCCATCACCGACGCCCACACGCTGTTCAATCCGAACTCGCCTAAGGTGGTGGTAAGTCAGACGGGTGAGGCTCTGTATTTCAGCCGCCAGCCGATCCCGTATCAGCGCGACCGCACCACAGAGGAGTGGCTGCGGCACCATACATACTATAAACACATTGGCCTGTACGCGTATCGTACCGACGTACTGGCGCAGATTACCCAACTGCCGCCCTCGGCACTTGAACGGGCCGAAGCCCTTGAACAACTCCGATGGCTCGAAAACGGCTACCGAATCCGGGTTGTCACCACCGAACTGGAGAGTTATGGTATTGATACACCGGAAGATTTGGAAAAGCTAACAGTGAACAACGAACAGTGA
- a CDS encoding LysM peptidoglycan-binding domain-containing protein — protein MKSLLAFATLGLLLPGGIQAASLSDFPLRPTNHTTVDSIGVEKRDGKRFILHRVNQGQTLYAIARRYNTSVEVIKSANPDLKDALQYNQVVRIPLPELSRREERAAERAARREEKAARKADKDDEQLMKPTEPASKTETRTAKPETKEAETRKAADTHVVEPGQTLYSLAVKYQVLMADLRRWNNLTSDNIQLGQTLIVSEKGFTARNASRPANTEAAKTEPAAKAPEPKPEAPKKELAKAETKPEAPARPAEERPIRPGESGNNLPAKGRRMAEIGMAERIDSDDSSNKYLALHRTAPIGSLVQVRNDISNQSLWVKVIGRLPNTGVNERVLIKLSSKAFSKLSPNNQSFRAEVSYMVP, from the coding sequence ATGAAATCCCTACTTGCCTTTGCAACCCTGGGTTTGCTGTTGCCCGGTGGAATTCAGGCAGCTTCACTCTCCGATTTCCCTCTCCGCCCCACCAACCACACCACTGTCGACTCGATTGGGGTCGAGAAGCGCGACGGCAAGCGGTTTATACTGCACCGGGTTAATCAGGGGCAAACGCTCTATGCCATTGCCCGCCGGTACAATACCTCTGTTGAAGTCATAAAATCGGCGAACCCCGACCTGAAAGATGCGCTTCAGTACAATCAGGTGGTGCGTATTCCGTTGCCCGAACTGAGCCGACGCGAAGAGCGAGCGGCCGAACGGGCGGCCCGGCGTGAAGAAAAAGCGGCTCGCAAGGCCGACAAAGACGACGAGCAACTGATGAAGCCGACTGAACCGGCATCCAAAACAGAGACCAGGACGGCGAAGCCCGAAACCAAAGAAGCTGAGACGCGCAAAGCGGCCGATACCCACGTGGTTGAGCCGGGCCAAACGCTGTACAGCCTGGCAGTTAAATATCAGGTACTCATGGCCGACCTACGCCGGTGGAACAACCTTACCTCAGATAATATTCAGTTGGGGCAAACCCTGATCGTGTCGGAAAAAGGCTTTACTGCTCGCAACGCCAGCCGACCAGCAAACACCGAGGCTGCCAAAACCGAACCGGCCGCCAAAGCCCCCGAACCAAAGCCCGAAGCGCCGAAAAAAGAATTGGCCAAGGCCGAGACGAAACCAGAAGCACCGGCCCGCCCGGCCGAGGAGCGCCCCATCCGACCCGGTGAGTCGGGCAACAACCTACCTGCCAAAGGCCGCCGAATGGCCGAAATCGGGATGGCCGAGCGCATCGACTCCGACGACTCTTCGAACAAATACCTTGCCCTGCACCGCACCGCGCCTATTGGCTCACTGGTGCAGGTTCGCAACGACATTAGCAACCAGAGCCTGTGGGTAAAGGTGATTGGCCGGCTGCCCAATACCGGCGTCAATGAGCGGGTGCTGATCAAGTTATCGTCAAAAGCCTTTTCGAAACTTTCGCCCAACAATCAGAGTTTTCGGGCTGAGGTCAGTTATATGGTGCCTTAA
- a CDS encoding TIGR02757 family protein produces the protein MSPDIIDLLNVKADGYNRPSFIAKDPVSIPHRFQLQQDIEIMGFWAAILAWGQRPVILKKAAELIDLMDGAPYDFVLNHDEHDLARFAAFKHRTFNFTDTAYFLSFFQTYYRQHNSLEDAFLPPDGATNDTTVRRHLEHFHDQFCSLPHFTPRTRKHIATPARNSSCKRLLMFLRWMVRRDHNGVDFGLWTRIRPDQLVIPIDVHVGRVANLLGLLPQRSTATHSPDWNTAVALTETLRQLDPTDPVRYDFALFGLGVEGEM, from the coding sequence ATGAGCCCCGACATTATCGATTTGTTGAACGTCAAGGCCGATGGGTACAATCGGCCTTCTTTTATTGCCAAAGACCCCGTCAGCATTCCCCATCGGTTTCAGTTGCAGCAAGACATTGAGATCATGGGCTTCTGGGCGGCCATTCTGGCCTGGGGGCAACGGCCGGTGATTCTGAAGAAAGCAGCCGAACTGATCGACCTGATGGACGGAGCCCCGTACGATTTTGTGCTCAACCACGACGAGCACGATCTGGCGCGGTTTGCCGCTTTCAAACACCGCACGTTCAACTTCACCGACACCGCGTATTTTCTGTCGTTTTTTCAGACATACTACCGGCAGCACAACTCGCTCGAAGATGCGTTTCTCCCACCCGACGGGGCAACCAACGACACTACGGTCCGGCGGCATCTCGAACACTTTCATGACCAGTTTTGTAGCCTGCCCCATTTTACCCCACGCACCCGCAAGCACATTGCCACACCGGCCCGTAATTCGTCGTGCAAACGGCTGCTGATGTTTCTGCGCTGGATGGTCCGACGCGACCACAACGGAGTCGATTTTGGGCTCTGGACCCGTATCCGGCCCGATCAGCTCGTGATTCCGATTGATGTGCACGTAGGCCGTGTAGCCAACCTGCTGGGGCTCCTCCCCCAACGGTCGACGGCCACCCATTCGCCCGACTGGAACACGGCCGTTGCCCTGACCGAAACCCTGCGCCAACTCGACCCCACCGACCCGGTTCGGTACGATTTTGCCCTCTTTGGGCTGGGTGTCGAAGGCGAAATGTAG
- a CDS encoding aldose 1-epimerase, translating to MLFSIDTQPFGVLPTAETSEPILEYFVKYTETGEGFSVLPAYGGILRQLVLGPKSLLINVLRAPDSPQALFTDETYASALLYPFPSRIRHGIYRFEGEEYALPMNETARDNAIHGLVHPQPFEVIGQEITDQKAQLTIRYTNAEPIKGYPFPFSLTVSYILTPPPADQPNQSCTLTLDFSALNTGDTRCPASFGWHPYFSLNGEDTDALTIDMPVSELIHLDENLLPTGRSPFEDQGILALRDRNLDNAFRVVSKPEGVTTVLHSPRQQLSLHVWQDPAFPYLVVYTPGRRDHIAIEPLTANVNAFNNNEGLSVLEPGDALQGQIKVWVQ from the coding sequence ATGCTATTTTCTATCGACACTCAGCCTTTTGGCGTTTTACCAACTGCCGAAACGAGCGAACCCATCCTCGAATACTTTGTTAAATACACCGAAACCGGCGAAGGCTTTTCGGTACTTCCCGCCTATGGCGGCATTCTGCGCCAACTGGTTCTGGGCCCCAAATCACTGCTCATCAATGTGCTGCGTGCTCCCGACTCGCCACAAGCTCTGTTTACCGACGAAACCTACGCGAGTGCGTTGCTCTACCCGTTTCCGAGTCGGATTCGGCATGGTATTTACCGGTTTGAGGGCGAAGAGTACGCCCTGCCCATGAACGAAACCGCCCGCGACAATGCCATCCACGGCTTGGTACACCCGCAGCCGTTTGAAGTGATCGGGCAGGAAATAACCGACCAGAAAGCCCAACTGACCATCCGCTACACCAACGCCGAACCAATCAAAGGGTATCCGTTTCCGTTTTCGCTGACAGTTTCGTACATCCTGACTCCCCCCCCGGCCGATCAGCCCAATCAGTCGTGTACGCTGACACTCGATTTTTCGGCGCTCAATACCGGCGATACGCGCTGCCCGGCTTCGTTTGGGTGGCACCCGTATTTTAGTCTGAACGGTGAAGACACCGACGCGCTGACCATCGATATGCCAGTAAGCGAACTGATTCACCTCGACGAAAACCTATTACCGACCGGCCGATCACCGTTTGAGGATCAGGGCATTCTGGCCCTGCGCGACCGGAACCTGGACAATGCGTTTCGGGTGGTATCGAAGCCCGAGGGTGTTACGACAGTGTTGCACTCGCCCCGGCAGCAACTTTCCCTGCACGTTTGGCAAGACCCGGCCTTTCCGTATCTGGTAGTGTACACGCCCGGTCGGCGCGACCACATTGCCATTGAACCGCTGACAGCCAATGTCAACGCCTTCAATAACAACGAGGGGCTTTCGGTACTCGAACCCGGCGACGCACTCCAGGGGCAAATCAAAGTCTGGGTTCAGTAA
- a CDS encoding M48 family metallopeptidase has translation MKKVMMMTLALALAIGCQRVPLSGRKQLLLVPNSELLPLSFSNYRGVLDTSRVIRSGNDAQMIQRVGNRLRTAMESYLRANNFADRLEGFQWEFALIQSPQVNAWCMPGGKVAFYTGILPYTQNEAGVATVMGHEISHAIAEHGNERMSESLIASNLLQGGQLALGAVAQSRPQQTSAMLLQAAGAVLPIAYQVGRALPHSRKQELEADKLGLIFMAMAGYNPNEAVGFWTRMARAGSGQKPPEFLSTHPSDSRRIRDIQNQLPDAMKYYRQTARR, from the coding sequence ATGAAAAAAGTAATGATGATGACGTTGGCCCTCGCCCTGGCGATTGGTTGCCAGCGCGTACCTCTTTCAGGTCGTAAGCAGTTACTGCTGGTTCCGAACAGCGAACTCCTTCCGCTCAGCTTTAGTAATTACCGGGGTGTGCTCGATACAAGCCGGGTAATTCGTTCCGGCAACGATGCCCAGATGATTCAGCGCGTGGGCAACCGGCTCCGTACCGCTATGGAAAGCTACCTGCGTGCCAATAATTTTGCCGACCGGCTCGAAGGGTTTCAGTGGGAGTTTGCTCTCATTCAGAGCCCACAGGTAAACGCCTGGTGTATGCCCGGCGGGAAGGTGGCTTTTTATACGGGAATTTTGCCTTACACCCAAAACGAAGCCGGGGTAGCTACCGTAATGGGGCACGAAATTTCGCACGCCATTGCCGAACATGGTAATGAGCGAATGAGCGAGAGCCTGATTGCCAGCAACCTGTTGCAGGGTGGTCAGCTTGCGCTCGGAGCCGTAGCCCAGTCGCGCCCGCAACAAACGAGCGCCATGCTGCTACAGGCGGCCGGTGCGGTGTTGCCCATTGCCTATCAGGTAGGTCGGGCGTTGCCGCATAGCCGGAAACAGGAGCTGGAGGCCGACAAGCTCGGGCTTATTTTTATGGCGATGGCGGGTTATAATCCAAACGAAGCCGTTGGGTTCTGGACTCGAATGGCCCGCGCTGGCAGTGGTCAGAAACCCCCTGAGTTTCTGTCGACGCACCCATCTGATTCGCGCCGGATTCGGGATATTCAGAATCAACTCCCCGACGCCATGAAATACTACCGCCAAACGGCCCGCCGGTAG
- a CDS encoding fumarylacetoacetate hydrolase family protein → MKIICVGRNYAEHIRELNNEQPDDPVIFLKPETAVPLKNEPFFYPDFSNDVHHEVEILVKINRVGKNIDPKFAHKYYDEIGIGIDFTARDVQSKLKAKGLPWELAKAFNGSAPISPFVPKTEFTDLNNINFRLDVNGETRQQGNTSLMLFKIDYLISFVSRYFLLQKGDILFTGTPKGVGPVQVGDTLTAYIEDRKLLEIGVK, encoded by the coding sequence ATGAAGATTATCTGCGTGGGGCGTAACTACGCCGAACACATTCGGGAGCTGAACAACGAGCAACCCGATGATCCTGTGATTTTTCTGAAGCCCGAAACGGCCGTTCCCCTAAAAAACGAGCCTTTTTTCTACCCCGACTTCTCAAACGACGTACACCACGAGGTTGAGATTCTGGTAAAAATCAACCGGGTTGGCAAAAACATTGACCCTAAGTTTGCCCATAAATACTACGACGAAATCGGGATCGGTATTGACTTCACAGCCCGCGATGTACAGAGCAAACTGAAAGCAAAGGGCCTCCCCTGGGAACTGGCCAAAGCCTTCAATGGCTCGGCTCCTATCTCGCCGTTTGTCCCTAAAACCGAATTCACCGATCTGAACAACATCAATTTCCGGCTCGACGTAAACGGCGAGACCCGGCAGCAGGGCAACACCAGCCTTATGTTGTTCAAGATTGATTACCTCATCTCGTTTGTGTCGCGGTATTTTCTGCTTCAGAAAGGCGACATTCTGTTTACGGGTACGCCCAAGGGGGTGGGTCCGGTTCAGGTAGGCGATACTCTGACGGCCTATATTGAAGACCGTAAGCTCCTGGAAATTGGGGTGAAATAA
- a CDS encoding peptidoglycan DD-metalloendopeptidase family protein, with protein MKNRIALFFLSIASLGTGFLASGQTPKPAPNNRPPIRQVVVPGYFMFPIQPGGQNSLSGGMGDLRANHFHAGLDIRTGGREGLPVYAAADGYVSRIAVFTGGYGNVIFLKHPNGMTTVYGHLKTLNDTLGTYLRSEQYRKQTFEIDLRPAPGQYPVRKGDIIALSGNTGGSGGPHLHFEIRDERDNLINPLLYNFRELRDEVPPYFERIALRTLTTGSRLNGEYTRQSFAPVRRADGSYGLNQPITASGLIGLEILAYDKTTGSPYRNGINCVEVKLDGREMFTYNMDSFPHEETRFINVHMDYETERLFGQRYHRCYVADGNQLSLYHTDQPHIPARRGRLPLMDGKPHDVTVTLFDSYQNSAVLRFTVQPDSSATDLPLSLKPSNQAEAATITTDQNVLKLAVRNLPDSLPPAARLFEGKKVSEQPVSYVHNNAAVYLIDLNTHLPEAVMVGAGRVATNLKKRVIPGRDETYEDGTVSLNFGAKTLFDTLYLAVRSLPGGGLEINQNTIPLNEPLGVVWNTAGVADTSRTKAYLVDKVGRERYVGGSWQKNKLSFKTRELGRFQLLTDATPPQAQFLSLQPNGISARITDDRSGIRSFRAMVDGQWLLMQYDYKRALLWSDKLNADEPFPDGAEVLLEVTDNAGNVTSVQGVVSVPKPKAKPKAKPTARKKRRR; from the coding sequence TTGAAGAATCGAATTGCCCTTTTCTTTTTGTCGATTGCCAGCCTCGGTACAGGTTTTCTGGCCTCTGGTCAGACACCCAAACCAGCGCCAAACAACCGACCTCCTATCCGGCAGGTTGTCGTACCCGGTTATTTTATGTTTCCGATTCAGCCGGGAGGGCAAAACTCGCTCTCCGGCGGTATGGGCGACCTGCGGGCCAATCACTTTCATGCCGGCCTTGACATCCGCACGGGCGGCCGCGAGGGCCTACCCGTGTACGCTGCCGCCGACGGGTACGTGTCGCGCATTGCCGTGTTTACGGGTGGGTATGGCAACGTTATTTTTCTGAAGCACCCCAACGGAATGACCACCGTGTACGGGCACCTCAAAACCCTCAACGACACCCTCGGCACCTACCTCCGCTCCGAACAATACCGCAAACAGACGTTTGAGATTGACCTGCGCCCGGCACCGGGGCAGTATCCGGTTCGGAAAGGTGACATCATTGCCCTGTCGGGAAATACCGGCGGTTCTGGTGGACCGCACCTGCACTTCGAGATTCGCGATGAGCGCGACAACCTCATTAACCCGCTGCTATACAACTTCCGCGAACTACGCGACGAAGTCCCACCCTATTTCGAACGCATTGCCCTGCGCACCCTGACTACCGGTTCGCGGCTCAACGGGGAGTACACCCGCCAAAGTTTTGCGCCGGTTCGGCGGGCCGATGGGTCATATGGCCTGAACCAGCCCATCACGGCTTCGGGCCTGATTGGCCTTGAAATTCTGGCCTACGACAAAACAACGGGCTCACCTTACCGAAATGGTATCAACTGCGTGGAGGTAAAGCTCGACGGGCGCGAGATGTTTACGTACAACATGGACTCGTTTCCGCACGAAGAAACCCGGTTTATCAACGTCCATATGGACTACGAAACCGAGCGGCTCTTCGGGCAACGGTACCACCGGTGTTATGTAGCCGACGGCAATCAGTTGTCGTTGTACCATACCGATCAGCCCCACATTCCGGCCCGGCGCGGGCGGCTGCCGCTCATGGATGGCAAGCCCCACGACGTAACAGTAACCCTGTTCGATTCGTACCAGAACTCGGCGGTTTTGCGTTTTACGGTGCAGCCCGATTCATCGGCCACCGATCTGCCCCTAAGCCTCAAACCATCCAATCAGGCCGAAGCGGCTACGATCACCACAGATCAAAACGTGCTCAAACTGGCGGTTCGGAACCTGCCCGACTCCTTGCCACCGGCCGCCCGGCTGTTTGAAGGGAAGAAAGTTTCTGAACAACCAGTCAGCTACGTACACAACAATGCGGCTGTGTACCTGATCGACCTCAACACGCACTTGCCCGAGGCCGTTATGGTCGGGGCCGGACGCGTAGCAACAAACCTCAAAAAACGGGTTATCCCCGGCCGCGACGAGACCTACGAAGATGGCACCGTGAGCCTGAATTTTGGCGCAAAAACCCTGTTCGACACACTCTATCTGGCCGTGCGCTCACTGCCCGGCGGGGGGCTGGAGATTAACCAGAACACCATTCCGCTCAACGAACCGCTGGGTGTGGTCTGGAATACGGCCGGTGTAGCCGATACGTCGCGGACCAAGGCGTACCTTGTCGACAAAGTGGGCCGCGAGCGCTACGTGGGCGGCAGCTGGCAAAAAAACAAGCTGTCGTTCAAAACCCGGGAGCTGGGCCGGTTTCAGTTGCTCACCGACGCCACGCCCCCGCAGGCACAGTTTCTGTCGCTGCAACCGAACGGTATCTCGGCCCGCATTACCGACGACCGGTCGGGTATCCGGTCGTTTCGGGCGATGGTCGACGGGCAGTGGCTGCTGATGCAGTACGATTACAAACGGGCCCTTCTCTGGTCAGACAAGCTGAACGCCGACGAACCCTTTCCCGACGGGGCCGAAGTACTGCTCGAAGTGACCGACAATGCGGGCAACGTAACGTCGGTACAGGGCGTGGTGTCGGTTCCAAAACCTAAGGCAAAGCCCAAAGCCAAACCAACCGCCCGTAAAAAACGCCGACGTTAA
- the bcp gene encoding thioredoxin-dependent thiol peroxidase: protein MTKLKPGDPAPDFETTDQNGHPLKLSDYRGKKVVLYFYPKDDTSGCTAQACNLRDNYAQLQAAGYDVLGVSIDGEKSHQKFIGKYELPFSLIADTDRQVVEAYGVWQEKSMYGRKYMGTVRTTFLIDENGIITDIIDKVDTKKHTDQILK from the coding sequence ATGACCAAACTAAAGCCCGGCGATCCGGCTCCCGATTTCGAGACGACCGATCAGAACGGCCACCCCCTAAAATTATCCGATTATCGGGGCAAAAAAGTTGTTTTGTACTTTTACCCCAAAGACGACACCTCGGGCTGTACGGCTCAGGCCTGTAACCTCCGCGACAACTACGCTCAACTACAGGCCGCTGGTTACGACGTACTCGGCGTGAGCATCGACGGGGAGAAGTCGCACCAGAAGTTTATTGGCAAGTATGAATTACCGTTTTCGCTCATTGCTGACACCGACAGGCAGGTGGTCGAAGCGTACGGCGTATGGCAGGAAAAATCGATGTACGGCCGTAAATACATGGGCACCGTACGCACCACGTTCCTGATCGACGAGAATGGCATCATTACCGACATCATCGACAAAGTAGATACGAAGAAGCACACAGATCAAATTTTAAAATAG
- a CDS encoding transketolase, with translation MKTMEIQQLEHVATAVRRDIVRMVNAVNSGHPGGSLGCTDFMVALYFEVMNLKTDDGGQVVFDMDARDEDIFFLSNGHISPLFYSVLARRGYFPISELSTFRKLDSRLQGHPTTAEHLPGVRIASGSLGQGLSVACGAAFAKKLNGDPNHVYVLMGDGEQQEGQVWEGAMFAPHHKLGNLTAVIDLNGQQIDGPTSLVMNNRDLGAKYEAFGWHVEHMEGNNMAEVVAKLKEARQNPDVPTLILMHTEMGYGVDYMMGSHKWHGVAPNAEQLATALNQLPLTAGMSDY, from the coding sequence TTGAAAACTATGGAAATACAACAACTCGAACACGTCGCTACTGCCGTTCGGCGCGACATTGTACGGATGGTGAATGCGGTTAACTCCGGCCACCCCGGCGGCTCATTAGGCTGCACCGATTTTATGGTTGCCCTCTACTTTGAGGTAATGAACCTGAAAACCGACGATGGTGGGCAGGTAGTATTCGATATGGACGCCCGGGACGAAGACATTTTCTTCCTGTCGAACGGTCATATTTCTCCGCTGTTTTACTCCGTACTGGCACGCCGGGGCTACTTCCCGATTTCGGAACTGAGCACGTTCCGGAAGTTGGATAGCCGCCTGCAGGGCCACCCCACTACGGCCGAACACCTGCCGGGCGTACGCATCGCGTCGGGTTCGTTGGGACAGGGCCTGTCGGTAGCCTGCGGGGCCGCTTTTGCCAAAAAGCTCAACGGAGACCCCAACCACGTGTACGTACTCATGGGCGATGGGGAGCAGCAGGAAGGTCAGGTTTGGGAAGGCGCCATGTTTGCCCCTCACCACAAACTGGGCAACCTGACGGCCGTTATCGACCTCAACGGGCAGCAGATCGACGGCCCCACCTCACTGGTGATGAACAACCGCGACCTGGGGGCTAAGTACGAAGCCTTCGGCTGGCACGTAGAGCACATGGAGGGCAACAACATGGCCGAGGTAGTAGCAAAACTGAAAGAAGCGCGCCAGAATCCCGATGTACCGACCCTCATTCTGATGCATACCGAAATGGGCTACGGCGTCGATTACATGATGGGCAGCCACAAATGGCACGGCGTAGCTCCCAATGCCGAGCAACTTGCTACGGCCCTTAATCAGTTGCCGCTCACGGCGGGTATGTCGGACTATTGA
- a CDS encoding transketolase family protein encodes MKKYEYTEKKDTRSGFGAGIYELGKTNPNVVALTADLAGSLKLENFIKDFPDRYIQCGIAEANMIGVSAGLTIGGKIPFATTFANFATGRVYDQIRQSVCYSNKNVKICASHAGLTLGEDGATHQILEDLGMMKMLPNMTVINPCDFNQTKAATIAIAEHEGPVYLRFGRPVVPIFTPTDQKFVIGKAWHVNEGTAVSIFATGHLVWEAIKAGEMLAEEGIEADIINIHTIKPLDEQAILESVKKTGCAVSAEEHMLNGGLGDSVAQVLARNLPAPLEMIGVHDTFGESGTPDQLMIKYGLTADKIVEAAKKAMARK; translated from the coding sequence ATGAAAAAATACGAATACACCGAGAAGAAAGACACCCGTTCGGGCTTCGGCGCGGGCATTTATGAGCTGGGCAAAACGAACCCCAATGTGGTAGCCCTCACGGCTGATTTGGCGGGCTCGCTCAAGCTCGAAAACTTTATCAAAGATTTTCCGGACCGGTACATTCAGTGCGGTATTGCCGAGGCCAACATGATTGGCGTTTCGGCAGGCCTGACCATTGGCGGTAAAATTCCGTTTGCCACCACGTTTGCCAACTTCGCTACGGGCCGCGTGTACGATCAGATTCGGCAGTCGGTGTGCTATTCCAACAAGAACGTTAAAATCTGTGCTTCACACGCCGGCCTGACCCTGGGGGAAGACGGAGCCACGCACCAGATTCTGGAAGACCTGGGCATGATGAAAATGTTGCCCAACATGACCGTCATCAACCCATGCGACTTTAACCAGACCAAAGCGGCTACCATCGCCATTGCCGAGCACGAAGGGCCGGTTTACCTGCGTTTCGGACGGCCGGTTGTGCCTATCTTTACCCCGACCGATCAGAAGTTTGTGATCGGGAAAGCATGGCACGTGAACGAAGGTACGGCTGTTTCGATTTTCGCAACGGGCCACTTGGTATGGGAAGCTATCAAAGCGGGCGAAATGCTGGCCGAAGAAGGTATTGAAGCCGACATCATTAACATTCACACGATTAAACCCCTCGATGAGCAGGCCATTCTCGAATCGGTGAAGAAAACGGGGTGCGCCGTATCGGCCGAAGAGCACATGCTTAACGGCGGTTTGGGTGACAGCGTGGCACAGGTACTGGCACGTAACCTCCCGGCCCCACTCGAAATGATCGGCGTACACGATACCTTTGGCGAAAGCGGCACGCCCGATCAGCTGATGATTAAGTACGGCCTCACGGCAGACAAAATTGTGGAAGCTGCCAAAAAGGCGATGGCAAGAAAATGA